The following are encoded together in the Gordonia insulae genome:
- a CDS encoding UDP-glucose dehydrogenase family protein yields the protein MKLTVIGCGYLGATHAACMAELGHDVLGVDVDADKVSRLQAGEVPFFEPGLADVLRRNLAAGRLRFTTDHRDAAAFASVHFLGVGTPQVRRGYGVDLSHVESAIDALTPLVRGEHLIIGKSTVPVGTAAALSQRMAVLTAPGSRVDLAWSPEFLREGFAVEDTLEPDRLVLGTDPDDEDDRAEQVITEIYREILETGVPFVRTDWATAELVKVSANAFLATKISFINAVSEICENVGADVSTLADAIGYDARIGRRFLNAGLGFGGGCLPKDIRGFMARADEVGAGQALRFLREVDAINTRRRSAMVELVADAVGGDVLGTNIAVLGAAFKPESDDVRDSPALNVAGQLALRGASVAVFDPKANDNSRRLYPTLAYAQSAVEACEQADAVVVATDWAEFVHMAPEELADVVRARVIVDGRRCLDAAAWRSAGWRFYAIGGPMRAVPRSPIARRANSDSELPQVATVATPPTR from the coding sequence ATGAAGCTCACTGTGATCGGATGCGGATACCTGGGTGCCACCCATGCGGCCTGCATGGCCGAACTCGGGCACGACGTCCTCGGTGTGGATGTCGATGCCGACAAGGTCTCCCGGCTGCAGGCCGGGGAGGTGCCGTTCTTCGAGCCCGGACTCGCCGACGTGCTGCGTCGCAACCTCGCGGCCGGTCGGTTGCGCTTCACCACCGACCACCGGGACGCCGCCGCCTTCGCATCGGTGCACTTCCTCGGTGTCGGGACGCCGCAGGTGCGACGCGGGTACGGCGTCGACCTCTCGCATGTCGAGTCCGCGATCGACGCGCTCACGCCGCTGGTGCGCGGAGAGCATCTGATCATCGGCAAATCGACCGTGCCGGTGGGCACTGCGGCCGCGCTGTCGCAACGGATGGCGGTGCTCACCGCGCCGGGCTCGCGCGTGGACCTCGCGTGGAGTCCGGAGTTCCTGCGGGAGGGCTTTGCGGTGGAGGACACTCTCGAACCCGACCGCCTGGTGCTGGGCACCGACCCCGACGACGAGGATGATCGCGCCGAACAGGTGATCACCGAGATCTATCGGGAAATCCTGGAGACCGGCGTGCCCTTCGTCCGAACCGATTGGGCGACGGCCGAACTGGTGAAGGTGTCGGCCAATGCGTTTCTGGCGACCAAGATCTCGTTCATCAACGCGGTCAGTGAGATCTGCGAGAACGTCGGCGCCGACGTCTCGACGCTGGCCGATGCCATCGGCTACGACGCACGGATCGGCCGGCGATTCCTCAACGCGGGCCTGGGATTCGGCGGGGGCTGCCTGCCCAAGGACATCCGCGGTTTCATGGCGCGGGCCGACGAGGTCGGTGCGGGTCAGGCGCTGCGCTTCCTGCGGGAGGTCGATGCGATCAACACCCGCCGCCGCAGCGCGATGGTCGAACTGGTCGCCGACGCGGTCGGCGGCGATGTCCTCGGCACCAACATCGCCGTCCTCGGTGCCGCGTTCAAACCGGAGAGCGACGACGTGCGGGACTCGCCGGCGCTGAACGTCGCGGGACAACTCGCCCTGCGTGGGGCGTCGGTGGCGGTGTTCGATCCGAAGGCCAACGACAACTCCCGGCGCCTCTATCCGACGCTGGCGTACGCACAGAGCGCGGTGGAGGCATGTGAGCAGGCCGATGCGGTCGTGGTGGCGACCGATTGGGCCGAGTTCGTCCACATGGCCCCGGAAGAGCTCGCCGACGTCGTGCGGGCGCGGGTCATCGTCGACGGGCGGCGCTGCCTCGACGCCGCCGCATGGCGGTCGGCGGGCTGGCGCTTCTATGCGATCGGCGGCCCCATGCGGGCCGTGCCCAGGTCGCCGATCGCACGTCGCGCGAACTCTGACAGTGAGTTGCCGCAGGTCGCAACGGTCGCGACCCCGCCGACGCGCTGA
- a CDS encoding SDR family NAD(P)-dependent oxidoreductase produces the protein MDYRQRTTLITGASGGIGAEFAKTLADKGSDLILVARSEDKLEALAADLRSRHGIRAEVIAADLSVPGAGDGLVTEVGKRGLDVDILINNAGFGTHGDLIDADPARIRDEVSLNVAVLTDLTTAYLKTMAAKQSGAIINVASTAGFQPVPHMAVYAATKAYVLSLSEALWWEGKQHGVKVLALCPGATDTEFFDIAGSDDAAVGSRRSTRQVVDTALDALEAGKPSVIDGAQNRISAIGSRFAPRRLVIAIAERAVRPKKG, from the coding sequence ATGGACTACCGTCAGCGCACCACCCTCATCACCGGCGCCAGCGGCGGGATCGGTGCGGAATTCGCGAAGACCCTGGCGGACAAGGGCTCCGATCTGATCCTCGTCGCACGCAGCGAGGACAAGCTGGAGGCCCTCGCCGCGGACCTGCGGTCCCGGCACGGGATCCGCGCAGAGGTGATCGCTGCCGACCTGTCAGTCCCCGGTGCCGGCGACGGTCTCGTCACCGAGGTCGGGAAGCGCGGCCTCGACGTCGACATCCTGATCAACAACGCGGGCTTCGGCACCCACGGAGATCTCATCGACGCCGATCCGGCGCGCATCCGCGACGAGGTGTCACTGAACGTCGCGGTCCTCACCGATCTCACCACCGCTTACCTGAAGACGATGGCGGCCAAGCAGTCCGGCGCGATCATCAATGTCGCGAGCACCGCGGGCTTTCAGCCGGTCCCGCACATGGCGGTCTACGCGGCCACCAAGGCCTATGTGCTCTCACTCAGCGAGGCACTCTGGTGGGAGGGCAAGCAGCACGGGGTGAAGGTGCTCGCGCTGTGCCCCGGCGCCACCGACACCGAGTTCTTCGACATCGCCGGCTCCGACGATGCCGCCGTCGGGTCGCGACGGTCCACCCGGCAGGTCGTCGACACGGCGCTGGATGCGCTCGAGGCGGGTAAGCCGAGTGTCATCGACGGTGCGCAGAATCGGATCAGCGCGATCGGTAGCCGTTTCGCACCGCGACGTCTCGTGATCGCGATCGCCGAGCGGGCGGTCCGGCCCAAGAAGGGTTAA
- a CDS encoding DUF4383 domain-containing protein: MATLRSSLTRTPVQTAAFAVGVGFVVAGVLGFIPGITRRFDMLGPAGLDSGAMLVGVFEVSVLHNVVHLLFGVAGVICARRGYTAHLYLIFGGMIYLVMWLYGFLVDRESPANFMPVNDADNWLHLGLGVGMIGLGALLRSRRQRDLSKPRRR; this comes from the coding sequence ATGGCCACACTTCGTTCCAGCCTGACGCGCACGCCAGTGCAGACCGCCGCATTCGCGGTCGGCGTCGGCTTTGTCGTCGCGGGTGTCCTGGGCTTCATCCCGGGTATCACCCGCCGCTTCGACATGCTCGGCCCCGCCGGGCTCGACTCCGGCGCGATGCTCGTCGGGGTATTCGAGGTCTCGGTGTTGCACAACGTCGTTCATCTGTTGTTCGGCGTCGCCGGGGTGATCTGCGCCCGGCGCGGATACACCGCGCACCTCTACCTGATCTTCGGCGGGATGATCTATCTGGTGATGTGGCTGTACGGGTTCCTCGTCGATCGCGAGAGTCCAGCCAACTTCATGCCGGTCAACGATGCCGACAACTGGCTGCATCTCGGGCTCGGAGTCGGCATGATCGGGCTCGGCGCGCTATTGCGCTCGCGGCGACAGCGCGACCTGTCGAAACCGCGCCGCCGATGA
- a CDS encoding pyridine nucleotide-disulfide oxidoreductase yields MTFHDSSPRPDITYIADAPPRRRWQLARHGGLLLACMGFMLVAACSVSIGTESEKPVEKTSDIAVGECLRIADKTDDEGKVRATKVTCDSDGLTFYAASTVSTGADCAAENSASLTFAGDSQKLCMTPNFVNGECYQIPMPGGQLVDYRESDCSATPAQTTVIAEAVSRSDESLTCTEDQTKWSFSQPNSLGYCLRAVEAA; encoded by the coding sequence ATGACGTTCCACGATTCCTCTCCCCGACCCGACATCACCTACATCGCCGACGCCCCGCCGCGCCGGCGATGGCAGCTCGCCCGGCACGGCGGTCTCCTGCTGGCGTGTATGGGCTTCATGTTGGTCGCCGCATGCAGCGTGTCCATCGGCACCGAGAGTGAGAAGCCGGTCGAGAAGACCTCCGACATCGCGGTCGGCGAATGTCTGCGGATCGCGGACAAGACCGACGACGAGGGAAAGGTGCGCGCCACCAAGGTCACCTGTGATTCCGACGGACTCACCTTCTACGCCGCGTCGACGGTCTCGACCGGCGCCGACTGCGCGGCCGAGAACAGTGCCAGCCTCACCTTCGCCGGCGACTCCCAGAAACTCTGCATGACACCCAATTTCGTCAACGGCGAGTGCTATCAGATCCCGATGCCCGGCGGTCAGCTCGTGGACTACCGGGAGAGCGACTGCTCGGCGACACCCGCGCAGACGACGGTCATCGCCGAGGCGGTCTCCCGTTCGGACGAGTCGCTGACCTGTACCGAGGACCAGACCAAGTGGTCGTTCTCCCAGCCGAATTCGCTCGGCTACTGTCTGCGCGCGGTCGAGGCGGCCTGA
- a CDS encoding MFS transporter translates to MRTRWLALAALCFAELLVMVDNTIVNVALPTMARDLDAGISGLQWIVDAYTLVFAGLLLTGGYLGDRFGHRRMLLTGIAGFAAISALAASSQTLGQLIATRGGLGLFAALVFPATLAIITSIFTEPKQRAAAVGIWAATSGIAVAIGPVLGGWLLEHYSWSSVFWVNLPMAAVAVIAIVMVVPGTRPEAVSRFDAIGLVLSIIGLGLLTYSVIEGPHFGWADLRTIGGLVVAGIALGLFARRELTIAHPILDIRLFANRHFAAAAGMISVAFFALFGFIFLITQFFQAVKGYGPLEAGLRTLPFAVVMAVFSPIAMALSHRFGPRLVSVAGGLLMSGGFALVEVSSRMSGYWELIIWSMSLMAMGLAFISGPCTQVIMDALRPEQAGAGSAVNDTTREIGGTLGVAVLGSVLTSVYTSGVGDRLSQLGVPRAATTVAEDSVMAGIEVAARAPSQIDQQVRFAVQDVFVDGLHSAVWVAVAITAAAALAAAYFLRGAVGGRTAAPVVDDAPGSEIDGDVPARTA, encoded by the coding sequence ATGAGAACCCGTTGGCTCGCTCTGGCGGCGCTGTGCTTCGCCGAACTACTCGTGATGGTCGACAACACGATCGTCAACGTCGCGCTCCCCACCATGGCGCGCGACCTCGACGCCGGGATCTCCGGTCTGCAATGGATCGTCGACGCCTACACCCTCGTCTTCGCCGGTCTGCTGCTCACCGGCGGCTATCTCGGTGATCGCTTCGGTCATCGGCGGATGCTGCTCACCGGCATCGCCGGATTCGCCGCGATCTCCGCACTGGCCGCATCGTCGCAGACCCTCGGCCAACTCATCGCCACCCGCGGGGGCCTCGGTTTGTTTGCCGCACTGGTCTTCCCCGCGACCCTGGCGATCATCACGTCGATCTTCACCGAGCCGAAGCAGCGCGCTGCGGCGGTGGGGATCTGGGCCGCGACGTCGGGTATCGCGGTCGCCATCGGTCCGGTGCTCGGCGGCTGGCTGCTCGAGCACTATTCGTGGTCGTCGGTGTTCTGGGTCAATCTGCCGATGGCCGCGGTGGCGGTGATCGCCATCGTGATGGTGGTGCCGGGCACACGCCCGGAGGCCGTATCCCGTTTCGACGCAATCGGTCTGGTGCTGTCGATCATCGGACTCGGGCTGCTCACCTACTCGGTGATCGAGGGGCCGCACTTCGGCTGGGCCGATCTTCGGACCATCGGTGGGTTGGTTGTCGCAGGCATCGCCCTGGGCTTGTTCGCGCGGCGGGAACTGACCATCGCGCACCCGATTCTCGACATCCGGCTGTTCGCCAACCGCCACTTCGCCGCGGCGGCCGGGATGATCAGTGTCGCGTTCTTCGCGCTGTTCGGCTTCATCTTCCTGATCACCCAGTTCTTCCAGGCGGTCAAGGGCTACGGACCGTTGGAGGCGGGCCTGCGGACCCTGCCGTTCGCCGTGGTGATGGCGGTGTTCTCGCCGATCGCGATGGCACTGTCGCACAGGTTCGGCCCCCGGTTGGTCTCGGTCGCCGGCGGACTCTTGATGTCGGGCGGCTTCGCGCTCGTCGAGGTGTCGTCGCGGATGTCGGGGTACTGGGAGTTGATCATCTGGTCGATGTCGCTGATGGCGATGGGCCTCGCGTTCATCTCCGGTCCGTGCACCCAGGTGATCATGGATGCGCTGAGACCGGAGCAGGCGGGCGCCGGTTCGGCCGTCAACGACACCACCCGCGAGATCGGCGGCACGCTCGGCGTCGCGGTGCTGGGGTCGGTGCTCACCTCGGTCTACACCTCGGGCGTCGGAGATCGACTGTCGCAGTTGGGCGTACCCCGCGCCGCAACGACCGTCGCCGAGGACTCGGTGATGGCGGGGATCGAGGTGGCCGCCCGTGCGCCGTCCCAGATCGATCAGCAGGTGCGGTTCGCGGTGCAGGACGTGTTCGTGGACGGCTTGCACAGCGCGGTCTGGGTGGCCGTGGCGATCACCGCCGCAGCCGCGCTCGCGGCGGCGTACTTCCTCCGGGGCGCCGTCGGCGGACGGACCGCAGCGCCGGTCGTCGACGACGCGCCCGGGTCAGAGATCGACGGTGACGTTCCCGCCCGCACTGCGTGA
- a CDS encoding DUF222 domain-containing protein: MSGSAWSLSSWWGVPSPWPDVAPLFTGGVSAEEIPAADTNDLVGSFVSLQRGQSFLAWQKYQTAAELHARIVGSDPDPHALFLKDGFADCAARIAISLSISQHAAEKIINQALALRDRLPQVAERLRDGRISADLVATIISRSDLVDGHEYAAVVDVEVAAALDLHEGAWSRERVQDMVDRIVFRHDPDAVRERRRRALDARGMWVRDGKDGTATLTATMAAENAQIAAAAVKALAAAACEFDGRTRQQRASDAAFALLTGTPFECQCGHVDCSAQIPESSTIPPVDSKVVIHVVCDESTAAGTAHNAGFVAGHGVVSDAHVRDLIARPDAVVRPLVPPGTPQNSDGTITLPAYRPSDPYRPSSALDLFVRIRDAYSVIPGSSVSSFVADVDHVVEYDHRHPARGGQTTADNLNSKDRFGHLLKTFGDWIDDQYRDLTGRLHTEFTTPEGLVVTGDPEHLDVLFPGLRRIRFAAPAQGPPDLTTPAPTVETPAAPTRSQSRVSAKHTRRQQERERNRRRRISNETDG; this comes from the coding sequence GTGTCGGGTTCAGCGTGGTCGCTGTCGTCGTGGTGGGGAGTCCCCTCGCCGTGGCCGGATGTGGCGCCGCTGTTCACGGGCGGGGTGTCTGCCGAGGAGATTCCCGCCGCCGACACCAATGACCTTGTCGGCTCTTTCGTCTCGCTGCAGCGCGGCCAGTCGTTTCTGGCGTGGCAGAAGTACCAGACCGCCGCCGAGTTGCATGCCCGCATCGTCGGGTCTGATCCGGATCCGCATGCACTGTTCCTCAAGGACGGTTTCGCCGACTGTGCCGCGCGGATCGCCATCTCGCTGAGCATCTCCCAACACGCTGCGGAGAAGATCATCAACCAGGCTCTCGCCTTGCGGGACCGGCTACCGCAGGTCGCCGAACGGCTGCGTGATGGACGAATCTCGGCGGACCTGGTGGCGACGATCATCTCCCGCAGCGACCTGGTCGACGGTCACGAGTATGCGGCGGTGGTGGATGTCGAGGTCGCGGCGGCCCTGGATCTTCATGAGGGTGCGTGGTCACGCGAACGCGTGCAGGACATGGTCGATCGCATCGTGTTCCGCCACGACCCCGACGCCGTCCGCGAGCGCCGTCGCCGCGCCCTGGATGCGCGCGGTATGTGGGTGCGCGACGGCAAGGACGGCACCGCGACGTTGACCGCGACGATGGCGGCGGAGAACGCACAGATCGCGGCTGCCGCGGTCAAGGCTCTCGCCGCGGCCGCATGCGAGTTCGATGGCCGCACGAGGCAGCAGCGTGCGTCGGATGCGGCATTCGCGTTGCTGACCGGAACTCCGTTCGAATGCCAGTGCGGCCACGTTGATTGCAGCGCGCAGATTCCGGAATCTTCGACGATCCCACCGGTCGACTCGAAGGTCGTCATCCACGTGGTGTGCGACGAATCCACCGCCGCCGGCACCGCCCACAACGCCGGGTTCGTCGCAGGGCACGGCGTCGTCTCCGACGCCCACGTCCGTGACCTGATCGCCCGCCCGGATGCCGTCGTCAGGCCACTCGTACCGCCGGGTACACCGCAGAATTCGGACGGCACGATCACGCTGCCCGCGTATCGGCCGTCGGATCCGTACCGGCCGTCGTCGGCGTTGGATCTGTTCGTTCGGATTCGTGACGCCTACAGCGTGATCCCGGGTTCGTCGGTGTCGTCGTTCGTCGCCGACGTCGACCACGTCGTCGAGTACGACCACCGGCATCCGGCGCGTGGCGGTCAGACGACGGCGGACAACCTGAATTCCAAAGACCGCTTCGGGCATCTGCTCAAGACGTTCGGCGACTGGATCGACGATCAGTACCGCGACCTCACCGGCCGCCTGCACACCGAGTTCACCACCCCCGAAGGCCTGGTCGTCACGGGCGATCCCGAGCATCTCGACGTGCTGTTCCCCGGGCTACGCCGCATCCGGTTCGCGGCGCCTGCCCAGGGTCCGCCGGATCTCACGACGCCTGCTCCAACCGTGGAGACACCAGCAGCGCCCACTCGTTCGCAGAGTCGGGTGTCAGCCAAGCACACCCGCAGACAGCAGGAACGCGAACGCAACCGCAGACGCCGAATCAGCAACGAAACAGACGGTTAG
- a CDS encoding TetR/AcrR family transcriptional regulator, producing the protein MSPPKSARTPATEVRANLLAAGRRILERDGVAALTVRAVATKAGVAPMGVYNHFDGKEGLLNALVTDGFAEFAGLIAATDADPSTRLLNSGRNYRGFAVANPTLYTLMFSMDCEAESEVAARAFFELVDIVKYGQVAGMIRPGEPEQLAAQIWACVHGAVALELASSYPPFIDPSAAYEQVIRLIARGVAA; encoded by the coding sequence GTGTCACCACCGAAATCCGCCCGAACCCCTGCCACCGAAGTGCGCGCCAACCTGTTGGCCGCCGGACGTCGCATCCTCGAACGCGACGGAGTGGCCGCCCTGACGGTCCGGGCCGTCGCCACCAAGGCCGGGGTCGCGCCGATGGGTGTCTACAACCACTTCGACGGCAAGGAAGGCCTGCTGAACGCACTGGTCACCGATGGTTTCGCGGAGTTCGCCGGATTGATCGCCGCGACCGACGCCGACCCGTCCACACGGCTGCTCAACAGCGGCCGCAACTATCGGGGCTTCGCGGTCGCCAACCCGACCCTGTACACCCTGATGTTCTCGATGGACTGCGAGGCCGAGTCCGAGGTCGCCGCCCGCGCGTTCTTCGAGCTGGTCGACATCGTCAAATACGGCCAGGTCGCGGGGATGATCCGGCCCGGTGAGCCCGAGCAGCTGGCCGCGCAGATCTGGGCGTGCGTGCACGGCGCGGTGGCGCTGGAGCTGGCATCGTCGTATCCGCCGTTCATCGATCCCTCGGCGGCGTACGAGCAGGTCATCCGTCTCATCGCCCGGGGTGTCGCAGCCTGA
- a CDS encoding dihydrofolate reductase family protein, producing MRKLAVTQNITLDGSIEMLESWFDPGDTTPDLIEESHRQDAEADALLVGRQTFEDFRGYWPHQTDDQTGVTDYLNTVDKYVVTSTMTDPDWANSTIIPGDSMTDGVAELKRQDGKDIVVTGSITLTHALIEAGLVDEYRLFVYPSVQGRGRRLFPDGYEVPTLDLVEAKSFGNGVALLRYTAK from the coding sequence ATGCGAAAGCTGGCCGTCACGCAGAACATCACACTCGACGGATCGATCGAGATGCTGGAATCCTGGTTCGATCCGGGCGACACCACTCCGGACCTGATCGAGGAATCGCATCGTCAGGACGCCGAGGCCGACGCGTTGTTGGTCGGCAGGCAGACATTCGAGGACTTCCGCGGGTACTGGCCGCACCAGACCGACGACCAGACCGGCGTGACCGACTACCTGAACACGGTGGACAAGTACGTGGTGACCTCGACGATGACCGACCCCGACTGGGCGAACTCGACGATCATTCCCGGCGACTCGATGACCGACGGTGTCGCGGAGCTGAAGCGGCAGGACGGCAAGGACATCGTCGTGACCGGCAGCATCACCTTGACCCATGCGCTGATCGAGGCCGGACTCGTCGACGAGTATCGGCTCTTCGTGTACCCCAGCGTGCAGGGCCGCGGCCGACGATTGTTCCCGGATGGATACGAGGTCCCGACGTTGGATCTCGTCGAGGCGAAGTCGTTCGGTAACGGGGTTGCGCTGCTGAGGTACACGGCGAAGTGA
- a CDS encoding TetR/AcrR family transcriptional regulator, whose amino-acid sequence MSPVEPSTAKGAATRARLLDVAARVFAEKGYGAAKFSELISESGLTKGAFYFYFPSKAALARAVIDDQERRWVAEVQQRVLAQATPTQQLADVMPAMLELLAREPGAWSVVRLVRELGADAGLADDVVKPMDAWIALVAGIIRDGQQAREFRADLDADGLATVLVGAFDGIKGLVDSTSPEDREQRLTRYTGILGDMAFAELGILAHPRDL is encoded by the coding sequence GTGAGTCCAGTCGAGCCATCCACCGCAAAGGGTGCGGCCACCCGCGCCCGCCTACTCGACGTGGCAGCACGAGTATTTGCTGAGAAGGGCTATGGCGCAGCCAAGTTCAGCGAGCTGATCAGCGAGTCCGGGCTCACCAAGGGCGCGTTCTACTTCTACTTCCCGTCCAAGGCGGCACTGGCCCGTGCGGTCATCGACGATCAGGAGCGTCGGTGGGTGGCCGAGGTCCAGCAGCGTGTCCTCGCGCAAGCCACGCCGACGCAACAGCTCGCCGACGTCATGCCGGCGATGCTCGAGCTCCTCGCCCGGGAGCCGGGCGCGTGGAGTGTCGTGCGCCTCGTGCGCGAGTTGGGCGCCGACGCCGGGCTCGCGGACGACGTCGTCAAGCCGATGGACGCGTGGATCGCGTTGGTGGCCGGAATCATCCGCGACGGACAGCAGGCCCGGGAGTTCCGCGCCGACCTCGACGCCGACGGCCTCGCCACGGTCCTGGTCGGCGCCTTCGACGGCATCAAGGGTCTGGTCGATTCGACGTCCCCCGAGGATCGCGAGCAGCGCCTCACGCGATACACCGGCATCCTCGGCGACATGGCCTTCGCCGAGCTCGGCATCCTCGCCCATCCACGCGACCTCTGA
- the dcd gene encoding dCTP deaminase, which produces MLLSDRDIRSEIADGRLALDPFDPTLVQPSSIDVRLDRLFRVFNNTRYTHIDPAQRQDELTSLVEPTEGEPFVLHPGEFVLGSTLEVCSLPDDLAGRLEGKSSLGRLGLLTHSTAGFIDPGFSGHITLELSNVANLPITLWPGMKIGQLCLIRLSSPAENPYGSASVGSKYQGQRGPTPSKAYLNFTLPSD; this is translated from the coding sequence GTGCTGCTCTCCGATCGCGACATCCGTTCCGAGATCGCCGACGGCCGGTTGGCGCTCGACCCGTTCGACCCGACGCTCGTTCAGCCGTCGAGCATCGACGTGCGCCTCGACCGCCTGTTCCGGGTGTTCAACAACACGCGCTACACCCACATCGACCCCGCACAGCGGCAGGACGAGCTGACCTCCCTCGTCGAGCCCACCGAGGGTGAACCGTTCGTGCTCCATCCGGGTGAGTTCGTCCTGGGCTCCACGCTGGAGGTCTGCTCCCTGCCCGACGACCTCGCCGGCCGGCTCGAAGGCAAATCATCGCTCGGGCGGCTGGGTCTGCTCACCCATTCGACGGCGGGCTTCATCGATCCCGGCTTCTCGGGGCACATCACGCTGGAGCTGTCGAACGTCGCCAACCTGCCGATCACGTTGTGGCCGGGCATGAAAATCGGGCAGCTGTGTCTGATCCGGCTGTCGAGTCCGGCCGAGAATCCCTACGGCAGCGCCTCGGTGGGCTCGAAGTACCAGGGGCAGCGCGGACCGACGCCGTCGAAGGCGTATCTGAACTTCACCCTCCCGTCGGACTGA
- a CDS encoding MerR family transcriptional regulator: protein MTEYRIDDLARAAGTTTRNVRGYQDRGLLPRPVRRGRIAIYTDAHLARLKVINDLLKRGFTIRHIGDFLSGIQRGDNLAEVLGLEEIVSEPWSTATSTSISADDLKSLLNSGNPAHFERLIEFGLIEPKGDHKHPHHYTILDQETVSAYGRLVRLGLPLSGILDVHGRLDREMAAVAEVVISAGRRAVTEGHADGWLPQTSAESEWATELLSELRRAGSVSAHNALDRALDRDLARQLSEYLGRARQSAAGAAGDAATTGDDAADG from the coding sequence GTGACCGAATACCGGATCGACGATCTGGCACGAGCCGCGGGTACCACGACCCGCAACGTGCGTGGCTATCAGGACCGCGGCCTGCTCCCCCGCCCGGTCCGGCGTGGACGCATCGCGATCTACACCGACGCCCATCTGGCCCGGCTGAAGGTCATCAACGATCTGCTCAAGCGCGGGTTCACCATCCGCCACATCGGCGATTTCCTGTCCGGCATCCAACGTGGCGACAACCTGGCCGAGGTGCTCGGCCTCGAGGAGATCGTCTCCGAACCCTGGTCCACCGCCACGTCGACGTCGATCTCCGCCGACGACCTCAAGTCGCTTCTCAACTCGGGGAACCCGGCCCACTTCGAGCGGCTCATCGAGTTCGGGCTCATCGAGCCGAAGGGCGATCACAAGCATCCCCACCACTACACGATCCTCGATCAGGAGACCGTGTCGGCGTATGGGCGGCTCGTCCGATTGGGCTTGCCGCTGAGCGGCATCCTCGACGTGCACGGCCGGCTCGACCGCGAGATGGCCGCGGTCGCCGAAGTGGTCATCTCGGCCGGCCGACGCGCTGTCACCGAGGGGCACGCGGACGGTTGGCTACCGCAGACATCGGCCGAATCCGAATGGGCGACAGAGCTTCTCAGCGAGCTTCGCCGCGCCGGTTCGGTGTCGGCGCACAACGCCCTCGACCGTGCGCTCGACCGCGACCTCGCCCGTCAGCTCAGCGAATACCTCGGCCGGGCACGACAGTCGGCCGCCGGTGCAGCAGGCGACGCGGCGACGACCGGAGACGACGCCGCCGACGGGTGA